A portion of the Acidisoma sp. PAMC 29798 genome contains these proteins:
- a CDS encoding histidine triad nucleotide-binding protein gives MPVSGLDPYDDQNIFAKILRGAIPNRTVYEDEFVLAFHDIAPQAEVHVLVIPKGAYVSLVDFAAKASEVEIAGFWRAVGRIAGDLGLEQSGYRILANHGTDAGQEVPHFHVHLFGGGPLGRMIQT, from the coding sequence ACCAGAACATCTTCGCCAAAATCCTGCGCGGCGCGATCCCGAACCGGACGGTGTATGAGGATGAATTCGTCCTCGCCTTCCACGACATCGCGCCGCAGGCCGAGGTGCATGTGCTGGTGATTCCCAAGGGGGCCTATGTTTCGCTCGTGGACTTCGCGGCGAAGGCGTCCGAGGTCGAAATCGCCGGTTTCTGGCGGGCGGTCGGCCGCATCGCCGGTGACCTTGGGCTGGAGCAGAGCGGCTACCGCATCCTTGCCAACCACGGCACCGATGCCGGGCAGGAAGTGCCGCATTTCCACGTGCACCTGTTCGGCGGCGGGCCGCTTGGGAGGATGATCCAGACCTGA
- a CDS encoding CopG family ribbon-helix-helix protein, whose protein sequence is MADSATLTIQLPAETIEQLDVLAEKTSRPSHLLAAKAIADFVARESAIVEAIERGRADIAAGRFFSHEEVMRASEDLIAVARAEP, encoded by the coding sequence ATGGCCGATAGCGCGACACTAACGATCCAGCTTCCTGCCGAAACCATCGAGCAACTCGACGTTCTGGCGGAAAAGACGAGCCGCCCGAGCCATCTCCTGGCCGCCAAGGCGATCGCCGATTTCGTGGCACGAGAGTCGGCAATCGTAGAAGCGATAGAGAGGGGCCGAGCCGATATCGCGGCGGGCCGTTTCTTCTCCCACGAGGAGGTTATGCGCGCCAGCGAAGACCTGATCGCTGTCGCACGCGCTGAACCGTGA
- a CDS encoding type II toxin-antitoxin system RelE/ParE family toxin, producing MKRSVIWSPGARAEFFEIVRSINEENPDAAQRVRLRIGRSAAALSDLATGRTGRVQGTYELVIAGMPYIIAYEIIVGTTGEETITVLHVIHGVRDWQPGEWPE from the coding sequence GTGAAACGATCAGTTATCTGGTCGCCCGGCGCGAGGGCGGAATTCTTCGAGATCGTCCGGTCAATCAACGAGGAAAATCCGGATGCGGCGCAGCGTGTGCGTCTCCGCATAGGCCGCTCTGCCGCCGCCCTTTCGGATTTGGCAACGGGACGAACGGGACGGGTACAGGGCACCTATGAATTGGTGATCGCCGGCATGCCCTATATTATCGCGTACGAAATCATCGTCGGAACCACGGGCGAGGAAACGATCACCGTCCTGCATGTCATCCACGGCGTCCGGGACTGGCAGCCAGGAGAATGGCCGGAGTAG